Proteins found in one Crassostrea angulata isolate pt1a10 chromosome 3, ASM2561291v2, whole genome shotgun sequence genomic segment:
- the LOC128178840 gene encoding transmembrane protein 179B-like isoform X1, with amino-acid sequence MNVECVQLIVSTLLYFFIFVCGFAISIPLGVITNGVAGCILYGELESQSATRFILNFSPMSNCDFPMYCGVFVCIIYAFGMGVYNLYTIYKSKKDTSNYNQPQMLVVAVLAVNSLATLLVFVSSCIVSAGFRELCDSLTQDKPYQYFPSCEEAQNQKLVIVGTDHQVSAGTFYTNFNVTQAASWICTFLWLALVISGVVRFKLSRRMQTRGGAPSA; translated from the exons ATGAATGTTGAGTGCGTTCAGTTGATTGTTAGCACgttattatatttctttatttttgtttgtggATTTGCTATTTCCATTCCATTAGGAGTCATAACT AACGGAGTCGCAGGATGCATTCTCTACGGAGAACTGGAATCCCAAAGTGCAACAAGATTCATACTGAATTTCAGCCCCATGTCAAACTGTGATTTCCCCATGTATTGTGGAGTGTTTGTCTGTATTATCTATGCTTTCGGAATGGGAGTCTACAAtttgtacacaatttacaaATCAAAGAAGGACACTTCCAATTATAATCA GCCCCAGATGTTGGTGGTGGCGGTCCTTGCAGTAAACTCCCTGGCTACACTCCTCGTGTTTGTCTCCTCCTGCATCGTCAGTGCGGGGTTCAGAGAATTGTGTGACTCCCTCACCCAGGACAAGCCTTACCAGTACTTCCCAAG CTGTGAAGAAGCCCAAAATCAGAAACTCGTGATAGTGGGAACTGACCATCAAGTTTCGGCAGGAACTTTTTACACCAATTTCAACGTAACACAG GCAGCCTCTTGGATTTGTACTTTTCTGTGGTTGGCGTTAGTTATTTCTGGAGTTGTCCGGTTTAAACTCAGTCGACGTATGCAAACCCGGGGCGGGGCTCCATCAGCATAG
- the LOC128178840 gene encoding transmembrane protein 179B-like isoform X2, with protein sequence MDIFIQLVVSTLLYFCIFVCGFAISIPVGVTTNGVAGCILYGELESQSATRFILNFSPMSNCDFPMYCGVFVCIIYAFGMGVYNLYTIYKSKKDTSNYNQPQMLVVAVLAVNSLATLLVFVSSCIVSAGFRELCDSLTQDKPYQYFPSCEEAQNQKLVIVGTDHQVSAGTFYTNFNVTQAASWICTFLWLALVISGVVRFKLSRRMQTRGGAPSA encoded by the exons ATGGATATTTTCATTCAGTTGGTTGTTAGCACGttgttatatttttgtatttttgtttgtggATTTGCAATTTCCATACCAGTAGGAGTCACAACA AACGGAGTCGCAGGATGCATTCTCTACGGAGAACTGGAATCCCAAAGTGCAACAAGATTCATACTGAATTTCAGCCCCATGTCAAACTGTGATTTCCCCATGTATTGTGGAGTGTTTGTCTGTATTATCTATGCTTTCGGAATGGGAGTCTACAAtttgtacacaatttacaaATCAAAGAAGGACACTTCCAATTATAATCA GCCCCAGATGTTGGTGGTGGCGGTCCTTGCAGTAAACTCCCTGGCTACACTCCTCGTGTTTGTCTCCTCCTGCATCGTCAGTGCGGGGTTCAGAGAATTGTGTGACTCCCTCACCCAGGACAAGCCTTACCAGTACTTCCCAAG CTGTGAAGAAGCCCAAAATCAGAAACTCGTGATAGTGGGAACTGACCATCAAGTTTCGGCAGGAACTTTTTACACCAATTTCAACGTAACACAG GCAGCCTCTTGGATTTGTACTTTTCTGTGGTTGGCGTTAGTTATTTCTGGAGTTGTCCGGTTTAAACTCAGTCGACGTATGCAAACCCGGGGCGGGGCTCCATCAGCATAG
- the LOC128175332 gene encoding uncharacterized protein LOC128175332 — translation MASVDVHLIVNTLLYFFIFACGFAISIPIGISQNEFKECLLYGKLEPYNISTFYLSSGTKTNCDFPLYFGVFVCIVYAFGKGVSNLYVIYKSQKDPSITSKMWVKPFILINSLVTIVMISSSCIISVGFSEFCATLTQDKPYQYYKSCKYAPMRRNGIIVFQLGHFYTQMEVTQKASWICTLGWSALVISGIVRFKLNRRMKTRSSAASPKMISINNIEQAA, via the exons ATGGCTTCTGTTGATGTTCATTTAATTGTCAACACTCTGTtatatttcttcatttttgcTTGTGGATTTGCAATTTCCATACCAATAGGAATCAGTCAA aatgagtTCAAAGAATGTCTTCTCTATGGAAAACTAGAGCCCTATAATATATCAACGTTTTATTTGAGTTCCGGTACCAAGACAAACTGTGATTTTCCATTGTATTTTGGTGTCTTTGTCTGTATTGTCTACGCCTTTGGAAAGGGAGTTTCCAATTTATATGTCATTTACAAATCGCAAAAAGATCCATCTATAAC GTCCAAGATGTGGGTTAAACCATTCATTTTAATCAACTCCTTGGTAACCATTGTCATGATTTCCTCTTCCTGTATCATTAGTGTTGGATTCAGTGAATTCTGTGCCACCCTTACCCAGGATAAACCTTACCAGTACTATAAAAG TTGCAAGTACGCCCCCATGAGGAGAAATGGTATAATTGTTTTCCAACTGGGACATTTTTACACCCAAATGGAAGTTACACAG AAAGCCTCGTGGATTTGCACTCTTGGGTGGTCGGCTTTGGTGATTTCTGGAATTGTCCGGTTTAAACTCAATCGACGTATGAAAACCCGAAGCAGTGCTGCATCCCCAAAGATGATCAGCATAAACAACATTGAGCAGGCAGCTTAA
- the LOC128178839 gene encoding uncharacterized protein LOC128178839, with the protein MAAADIQLLVNTVFYIAIFVSGFVISIPVGVVNINNGGNCFLYAKYDKEECVQYSGSLNCNFPIYFSVFACIFYGLAQTCYNAYAVYKSTKDPTVGSQMWVMPFILLNSLVAAVMTVVACMISVGFDNTCQSFEDITKKDSCALAENKHVRSACNGPEEEKDYDSGNFYKLFHVAEVAAWMCWLIWIALVISGIIRAVRNRRLRTGKADKANFAEADPTA; encoded by the exons ATGGCGGCTGCAGATATTCAACTTCTTGTCAACACTGTCTTTTACATTGCAATATTTGTCAGTGGCTTTGTGATATCAATACCAGTTGGTGTTGTCAAC ATCAATAATGGAGGAAACTGTTTCTTGTATGCAAAGTATGACAAGGAGGAATGTGTACAATACAGTGGTTCGCTGAACTGTAACTTTCCCATCTATTTCTCGGTGTTTGCCTGTATATTTTATGGCCTGGCCCAAACCTGTTATAATGCATATGCTGTATACAAGTCCACGAAAGATCCAACTGTCGG CTCTCAGATGTGGGTGATGCCATTCATCTTGCTGAACTCTCTGGTGGCTGCAGTGATGACCGTGGTGGCCTGTATGATCAGTGTGGGCTTTGACAACACTTGTCAATCGTTTGAAGACATCACCAAAAAGGACAG TTGTGCCTTGGCTGAAAACAAGCACGTTAGATCAGCATGCAATGGACCAGAGGAAGAGAAAGATTACGATTCAGGGAATTTTTACAAGCTTTTTCATGTTGCAGAG GTGGCCGCCTGGATGTGTTGGTTGATTTGGATTGCCCTTGTCATTTCTGGAATTATCCGAGCCGTTCGGAATCGTCGACTCCGCACTGGAAAAGCAGACAAAGCAAACTTTGCTGAGGCTGATCCCACTGCCTAA